The following proteins are encoded in a genomic region of Brachypodium distachyon strain Bd21 chromosome 1, Brachypodium_distachyon_v3.0, whole genome shotgun sequence:
- the LOC100835919 gene encoding probable receptor-like protein kinase At1g80640: MEIPAAPPPPLPVLCSYVVFLLLLSSCSLARGRIAVSSPGPSPVAAAVTANETASSSSSPVFPAAPPVVITVVRHHHYHRELVISAVLACVATAMILLSTLYAWTMWRRSRRTPHGGKGRGRRSGITLVPILSKFNSVKMSRKGGLVTMIEYPSLEAATGKFGESNVLGVGGFGCVYKAAFDGGATAAVKRLEGGGPDCEKEFENELDLLGRIRHPNIVSLLGFCVHGGNHYIVYELMEKGSLETQLHGSSHGSALSWHVRMKIALDTARGLEYLHEHCNPPVIHRDLKPSNILLDSDFNAKIADFGLAVTGGNLNKGNLKLSGTLGYVAPEYLLDGKLTEKSDVYAFGVVLLELLMGRKPVEKMSPSQCQSIVSWAMPQLTDRSKLPNIIDLVIKDTMDPKHLYQVAAVAVLCVQPEPSYRPLITDVLHSLVPLVPAELGGTLRVAEPPSPSPDQRHYPC; encoded by the exons ATGGAGAttccggcggcgccgccgcctccattgCCGGTGCTGTGCTCGTACGTCgtcttcttgctgctgctgtcttcGTGCTCACTGGCCAGAGGGAGGATCGCGGTTTCTTCCCCGGGCCCGTCGCctgtggccgccgccgttaCAGCCAATGAGACcgcttcatcctcttcttctccggtgTTTCCGGCCGCTCCTCCCGTCG TGATCACAGTGGTGAGGCACCACCATTACCACCGGGAGCTGGTCATCTCCGCTGTCCTCGCCTGCGTCGCCACCGCCATGATCCTCCTCTCCACACTCTACGCCTGGACGATGTGGCGGCGGTCTCGCCGGACCCCCCACGGCGGCAAGGGCCGCGGCCGGAGATCAG GGATCACACTGGTGCCAATCCTGAGCAAGTTCAATTCAGTGAAGATGAGCAGGAAGGGGGGCCTTGTGACGATGATCGAGTACCCGTCGCTGGAGGCGGCGACAGGCAAGTTCGGCGAGAGCAATGTGCTCGGTGTCGGCGGCTTCGGTTGCGTTTATAAGGCGGCGTTTGATGGCggtgccaccgccgccgtgaaGAGGCTTGAAGGCGGCGGGCCGGATTGCGAGAAGGAATTCGAG AATGAGCTGGATTTGCTTGGCAGGATCAGGCACCCAAACATAGTGTCTCTCCTGGGCTTCTGTGTCCATGGTGGCAATCACTACATTGTTTATGAGCTCATGGAGAAGGGATCATTGGAGACACAGCTGCAtg GGTCTTCACATGGATCTGCTCTGAGCTGGCACGTTCGGATGAAGATCGCGCTCGATACGGCGAG GGGATTAGAGTATCTTCATGAGCACTGCAATCCACCTGTGATCCATAGGGATCTGAAACCTTCTAATATACTTTTAGATTCAGACTTCAATGCTAAG ATTGCAGATTTTGGCCTTGCGGTCACCGGTGGGAATCTCAACAAAGGGAACCTGAAGCTTTCCGGGACCTTGGGTTATGTAGCCCCTGAGTACTTATTAGATG GGAAGTTGACTGAGAAGAGCGATGTATACGCATTTGGAGTAGTGCTTCTAGAGCTCCTGATGGGAAGGAAGCCTGTTGAGAAAATGTCACCATCTCAGTGCCAATCAATTGTGTCATGG GCTATGCCTCAGCTGACCGACAGATCGAAGCTCCCCAACATAATTGACCTGGTGATCAAGGACACCATGGACCCAAAACACTTGTACCAA GTTGCAGCAGTGGCTGTTCTATGTGTGCAGCCCGAACCGAGCTACAGACCACTGATAACAGATGTTCTCCACTCTCTTGTTCCTCTAGTGCCTGCGGAGCTCGGAGGAACACTCAGGGTTGCAGagccaccttcaccttctccaGACCAAAGACATTATCCTTGTTGA